From one Micromonospora siamensis genomic stretch:
- a CDS encoding glycoside hydrolase family 13 protein yields the protein MNTNSTTQETTGGPATGWWTEAVIYQIYPRSFADSDGDGIGDLPGITARLGHLAELGVDAVWLSPFYPSPQADAGYDVADYRDVDPLFGRLEDADKLIAEARAKGLKVLVDLVPNHTSSAHRWFTAALAAGPGSPERNRYVFRDGLGADGAQPPNDWQSVFGGPAWTRVTDPDGRPGQWYLHLFDTAQPDLNWDNPEVREEFLDVLRFWLDRGVDGFRVDVAHGLIKQADLANWEEPQEILSGSEVEKPRPPMWDQDGVHEIYRDWRRLLDTYGGDRILVAEAWVEPAERLARYVRPDEMHQAFNFEYLLASWTAPAQYAVITRSLEATDAVGAPTTWVLSNHDVVRHASRLGLTVGGGRPNGIGIGDPQPDAALGLRRARAATLLMLALPGSAYLYQGEELGLPEHTTLPDEARQDPTWERSGHTVRGRDGCRVPIPWEADAPSYGFGPTDASWLPQPSSWAEYALDRQRGVPGSTYELYRTALRLRREHGLGRGTLRFLESGDEVLSLTNAGITVLTNFGAAPVPAPAGELLAASAPLDADGRVPTDVTVWVRG from the coding sequence CTGAACACGAACTCGACGACCCAGGAGACCACCGGAGGCCCGGCCACCGGCTGGTGGACCGAAGCCGTCATCTACCAGATCTACCCGCGCTCCTTCGCCGACTCCGACGGCGACGGCATCGGCGACCTGCCCGGCATCACCGCCCGCCTCGGTCACCTCGCCGAGCTCGGGGTGGACGCGGTGTGGCTCTCGCCGTTCTATCCCTCGCCGCAGGCCGACGCCGGGTACGACGTGGCCGACTACCGGGACGTCGACCCGCTCTTCGGCCGGCTGGAGGACGCCGACAAGCTGATCGCCGAGGCCCGCGCCAAGGGCCTCAAGGTCCTCGTCGACCTGGTGCCCAACCACACCTCGTCGGCGCACCGCTGGTTCACCGCCGCGCTGGCCGCCGGACCGGGCAGCCCCGAGCGGAACCGGTACGTCTTCCGCGACGGCCTCGGCGCGGACGGCGCGCAGCCGCCGAACGACTGGCAGAGCGTCTTCGGCGGGCCGGCCTGGACCCGGGTCACCGACCCGGACGGCCGGCCCGGCCAGTGGTACCTGCACCTGTTCGACACCGCCCAGCCCGACCTGAACTGGGACAACCCGGAGGTCCGCGAGGAGTTCCTCGACGTGCTGCGGTTCTGGCTGGACCGCGGCGTCGACGGCTTCCGGGTGGACGTGGCGCACGGCCTGATCAAGCAGGCCGACCTGGCCAACTGGGAGGAGCCGCAGGAGATCCTCTCCGGCAGCGAGGTGGAGAAGCCCCGCCCACCGATGTGGGACCAGGACGGCGTGCACGAGATCTACCGGGACTGGCGGCGGCTGCTCGACACCTACGGCGGGGACCGCATCCTGGTCGCCGAGGCGTGGGTGGAGCCGGCCGAGCGGCTGGCCCGCTACGTCCGCCCCGACGAGATGCACCAGGCGTTCAACTTCGAATACCTGCTCGCCTCCTGGACGGCCCCGGCCCAGTACGCGGTGATCACCCGTTCGCTGGAGGCCACCGACGCGGTCGGTGCGCCCACCACCTGGGTGCTCTCCAACCACGACGTGGTGCGGCACGCCTCCCGGCTCGGCCTGACCGTCGGCGGTGGCCGGCCCAACGGCATCGGCATCGGCGACCCGCAGCCGGACGCCGCGCTCGGCCTGCGCCGGGCCCGGGCGGCCACCCTGCTGATGCTCGCCCTGCCCGGCTCCGCGTACCTCTACCAGGGCGAGGAGCTGGGGCTGCCCGAGCACACCACGCTGCCGGACGAGGCCCGCCAGGACCCGACCTGGGAGCGCAGCGGGCACACGGTACGTGGCCGGGACGGCTGCCGGGTGCCGATCCCGTGGGAGGCCGACGCCCCGTCGTACGGCTTCGGGCCGACCGACGCCAGCTGGCTGCCCCAGCCGTCGAGCTGGGCCGAGTACGCCCTGGACCGGCAGCGCGGGGTGCCCGGCTCGACGTACGAGCTGTACCGCACGGCGCTGCGGCTGCGCCGCGAGCACGGGCTCGGCCGGGGGACGCTGCGTTTCCTGGAGTCGGGTGACGAGGTGCTCAGCCTCACCAACGCGGGCATCACGGTGCTGACCAACTTCGGCGCCGCGCCGGTGCCCGCCCCGGCCGGCGAGCTGCTGGCCGCCAGCGCGCCGCTGGACGCCGACGGCCGGGTCCCCACCGACGTGACGGTCTGGGTCCGCGGCTGA
- a CDS encoding MFS transporter, translating to MSGTRISRGGTVFHRTYSVLVFVVLASLDNVAIGLVPPLYEPISGALGVPQRMLGLVTAVSFLASAVAAVGWAYVGDRTNRKPLLMVGTLIWAAGTGGSALAQDYPSFLAAQLVAAVGLGAVGSVGFSVVTDLISPRRRGLVMSFWGLSQGVGTLAGTLTGGILGATDWRRPFLLLTVVGLAATVAYLFTYDIRRGQSEPELAAALDAGAEYDYRISRADLPRILARRTNRWLILQGLTAQAAFGSLVWLPVLFAERAREQGYSAATAVVVGSVFATLFQLGGVLSIVGGLAGDALQRRTPGGRALVAAVGVLAAVPFYLVLFFVPMRIDVPDGGGSGAVIRAVLASVVTEPTVGLSLLTAVVALALTSANSPNWFALIADVNPPEHRGTVYSLGNLVNGVGRAAGNGLVGVAFHALRAAFPPPLNYAVGLAAFQLFFIPTGLMYWRAARTSPGDIEAVHELLHARADRL from the coding sequence ATGAGCGGCACGCGGATCTCCCGGGGCGGGACGGTGTTCCACCGGACGTACAGCGTCCTGGTGTTCGTGGTGCTCGCCTCGCTGGACAACGTGGCGATCGGCCTGGTGCCGCCGCTCTACGAGCCGATCTCCGGGGCCCTCGGGGTGCCGCAGCGGATGCTCGGTCTGGTCACCGCGGTCAGTTTCCTGGCCAGCGCGGTCGCCGCGGTCGGCTGGGCGTACGTGGGGGACCGGACCAACCGCAAGCCGCTGCTGATGGTGGGCACGCTGATCTGGGCGGCCGGCACCGGCGGCAGCGCGCTGGCCCAGGACTATCCGAGCTTCCTGGCCGCCCAGCTGGTGGCGGCGGTCGGCCTGGGCGCGGTCGGCTCGGTGGGTTTCTCGGTGGTGACCGACCTGATCTCGCCGCGCCGGCGCGGGCTGGTGATGAGCTTCTGGGGGCTCTCCCAGGGCGTCGGCACCCTCGCCGGGACGCTGACCGGGGGCATCCTCGGGGCCACCGACTGGCGGCGACCGTTCCTGCTGCTCACCGTGGTGGGGCTGGCGGCCACGGTGGCGTACCTGTTCACCTACGACATCCGGCGCGGGCAGAGCGAGCCGGAGCTGGCCGCGGCGCTCGACGCGGGCGCCGAGTACGACTACCGGATCAGCCGCGCCGACCTGCCCCGGATCCTGGCCCGGCGGACCAACCGCTGGCTGATCCTCCAGGGGCTGACCGCGCAGGCGGCGTTCGGGTCGCTGGTCTGGCTGCCGGTGCTCTTCGCCGAGCGGGCCCGGGAGCAGGGCTACTCGGCGGCCACCGCGGTGGTGGTGGGCAGCGTCTTCGCCACCCTGTTCCAGTTGGGCGGGGTGCTGTCCATCGTCGGCGGGCTGGCCGGCGACGCGCTGCAACGGCGTACCCCCGGCGGACGGGCGCTGGTCGCGGCGGTGGGCGTCCTCGCGGCCGTGCCCTTCTACCTGGTGCTCTTCTTCGTGCCGATGCGGATCGACGTGCCCGACGGCGGTGGCTCCGGCGCGGTGATCCGGGCGGTGCTGGCCAGCGTGGTGACCGAGCCGACGGTCGGGCTGAGCCTGCTCACGGCCGTGGTCGCGCTCGCGCTGACCTCGGCGAACTCGCCGAACTGGTTCGCGCTGATCGCCGACGTGAACCCGCCGGAGCACCGGGGCACCGTCTACAGCCTGGGGAACCTGGTCAACGGGGTCGGCCGGGCGGCCGGCAACGGGCTGGTCGGGGTGGCCTTCCACGCGCTGCGGGCGGCCTTCCCGCCGCCGTTGAACTACGCGGTGGGGCTGGCCGCGTTCCAGCTCTTCTTCATCCCCACCGGGCTGATGTACTGGCGGGCCGCCCGCACCTCGCCGGGCGACATCGAGGCCGTCCACGAGCTGCTGCACGCCCGCGCCGACCGACTGTGA
- a CDS encoding DUF5925 domain-containing protein, with product MRTTPADATLPSVLQYDDSDSPCDVVDALALADFVTGRHPWARTVRLARLRDDATLAPADARVLRTAVEHRQRFRLIAGDGWTARVVTWNGRSGEVTVTAVDDRTGQAALDRIIEGAAEPEDPDTGRIGFWHHDPRRGARRDLRSIAAPEWAAIRANYTAPARTALDALMAVTPQTVTGRLVLLHGAPGTGKTTALRALSRQWRQWCQVDAVLDPDVLFGDAAYLSDIAVGDEDEEGAGHRWRLLILEDCDELIRGEAKQTTGQALSRLLNLTDGLLGQGREVLVAITTNEDLSRLHPAVVRPGRCLARIEVGPLSYAEATGWLGASAGIPPQGATLAELYALRSGAVPAPTVPAQLGGYL from the coding sequence ATGCGGACCACGCCGGCCGACGCCACCCTGCCCTCCGTCCTCCAGTACGACGACTCCGACAGCCCGTGCGACGTCGTCGACGCGCTCGCGCTGGCGGACTTCGTCACCGGCCGGCACCCCTGGGCCCGGACGGTCCGGCTGGCCCGGCTGCGCGACGACGCCACCCTGGCCCCCGCCGACGCGCGGGTGCTGCGGACCGCCGTCGAGCACCGCCAGCGGTTCCGGCTGATCGCCGGCGACGGCTGGACCGCCCGGGTGGTGACCTGGAACGGGCGCTCCGGCGAGGTCACCGTGACCGCCGTCGACGACCGGACCGGGCAGGCCGCCCTGGACCGGATCATCGAGGGCGCCGCCGAGCCCGAGGACCCCGACACCGGCCGGATCGGTTTCTGGCACCACGACCCGCGCCGGGGCGCGCGGCGCGACCTGCGGTCGATCGCCGCCCCGGAGTGGGCGGCCATCCGGGCCAACTACACCGCGCCGGCGCGGACCGCGCTGGACGCGCTGATGGCGGTGACCCCGCAGACCGTCACCGGTCGGCTGGTGCTGCTGCACGGCGCGCCCGGCACCGGCAAGACCACCGCCCTGCGGGCGCTGTCCCGGCAGTGGCGGCAGTGGTGCCAGGTGGACGCCGTACTCGACCCGGACGTGCTGTTCGGCGACGCCGCGTACCTGTCCGACATCGCGGTCGGCGACGAGGACGAGGAGGGCGCGGGCCACCGGTGGCGGCTGCTGATCCTGGAGGACTGCGACGAGCTGATCCGGGGCGAGGCGAAACAGACCACCGGGCAGGCGCTGTCCCGGCTGCTCAACCTCACCGACGGGCTGCTCGGCCAGGGGCGGGAGGTGCTGGTGGCGATCACCACCAACGAGGACCTGTCCCGGCTGCACCCGGCGGTGGTCCGGCCGGGGCGCTGCCTGGCCCGGATCGAGGTGGGCCCGCTGTCGTACGCCGAGGCGACCGGCTGGCTCGGCGCCTCGGCCGGCATCCCCCCGCAGGGCGCCACCCTCGCCGAGCTGTACGCGCTGCGCTCCGGCGCGGTCCCCGCCCCGACGGTGCCGGCCCAGCTCGGCGGTTACCTCTGA
- the xylB gene encoding xylulokinase, producing the protein MPLVAGIDSSTQSCKVVIRDAETGALVRQGRAPHPDGTEVDPAAWWAALRAAVAEAGGLADVVAVSVAGQQHGMVCLDEAGEVVRPALLWNDTRSAGAASDLVAEAGDGESGRRAWAEAAGSVPVASFTATKLRWLARHEPANAARVAAVCLPHDWLTWRLAGAPGLTALRTDRGDASGTGYWSPRTGEYRFDLLEQALGRRVTVPTVLGPAEPAGRLDPAALAGTGGRVPGADPAGVLLGPGTGDNAAAALGVGAGPGDVVVSIGTSGTVFAVADTPAADPSGTVAGFADATGRFLPLVCTLNAARVLDAAATLLGVDLAELAELALAAPPGADGLVMVPYLEGERTPNRPDATGSVHGLTLRTSTPAHLARAAVEGLLCALADGLDALRAQGARVDRVLLVGGGARSLAVRRIAPQVFGCPVVAPPAGEYVADGAARQAAWVALGGATPPAWPLDGAQEYVAEPVPAIRDRYARARDHVLDQFVA; encoded by the coding sequence ATGCCGCTCGTCGCGGGAATCGACTCGTCGACCCAGTCCTGCAAGGTGGTGATCCGGGACGCGGAGACCGGCGCGCTGGTCCGGCAGGGCCGCGCGCCGCACCCCGACGGCACCGAGGTCGACCCGGCCGCCTGGTGGGCGGCGCTGCGCGCCGCGGTCGCCGAGGCGGGCGGCCTGGCCGACGTGGTGGCCGTCTCGGTCGCCGGCCAGCAGCACGGCATGGTCTGCCTGGACGAGGCGGGGGAGGTGGTCCGGCCGGCGCTGCTGTGGAACGACACCCGGTCCGCCGGCGCGGCGAGCGACCTGGTCGCCGAGGCGGGCGACGGGGAGTCCGGCCGGCGGGCCTGGGCCGAGGCGGCAGGCAGCGTGCCGGTGGCCAGCTTCACCGCCACCAAGCTGCGCTGGCTGGCCCGGCACGAGCCGGCCAACGCGGCCCGCGTGGCGGCGGTCTGCCTGCCGCACGACTGGTTGACCTGGCGGCTGGCCGGTGCGCCGGGGCTCACCGCGTTGCGCACCGACCGGGGTGACGCCAGCGGCACCGGCTACTGGTCGCCGCGCACCGGCGAATACCGGTTCGACCTGCTGGAGCAGGCACTGGGCCGGCGGGTGACGGTGCCGACGGTGCTCGGCCCGGCGGAGCCGGCCGGCCGGCTCGACCCGGCGGCCCTCGCCGGCACCGGCGGGCGGGTGCCCGGCGCCGACCCGGCCGGGGTCCTGCTCGGACCGGGCACCGGGGACAACGCCGCCGCCGCGCTCGGCGTCGGCGCCGGCCCGGGCGACGTGGTGGTCTCGATCGGCACCTCCGGGACCGTCTTCGCGGTCGCCGACACCCCGGCCGCCGACCCGTCCGGCACCGTGGCCGGGTTCGCCGACGCCACCGGCCGCTTCCTGCCGCTGGTCTGCACGCTGAACGCCGCCAGGGTGCTCGACGCGGCCGCCACCCTGCTCGGCGTGGACCTCGCCGAGCTGGCCGAGCTGGCGCTGGCCGCCCCGCCCGGGGCGGACGGGCTGGTGATGGTCCCCTACCTGGAGGGGGAGCGGACACCGAACCGGCCGGACGCCACCGGCTCGGTGCACGGCCTGACCCTGCGCACGTCGACCCCGGCCCACCTGGCCCGGGCGGCGGTGGAGGGGCTGCTCTGCGCGCTCGCCGACGGGCTGGACGCGCTGCGCGCCCAGGGCGCCCGGGTGGACCGGGTGCTGCTGGTCGGCGGTGGCGCCCGGTCGCTCGCCGTCCGCCGGATCGCGCCGCAGGTCTTCGGTTGCCCGGTGGTGGCGCCCCCGGCCGGGGAGTACGTCGCGGACGGCGCGGCCCGCCAGGCCGCCTGGGTCGCCCTGGGTGGCGCGACGCCGCCGGCGTGGCCACTGGACGGCGCGCAGGAGTACGTCGCGGAGCCCGTTCCCGCGATCCGGGACCGCTACGCCCGGGCCCGCGACCACGTACTGGATCAATTCGTAGCTTAA
- the xylA gene encoding xylose isomerase, with translation MAPRPTPADKFSFGLWTVGWQARDPFGDATRPELDAVEAVHRLAELGAYGITFHDDDLVPFGADAATRDARLTRFRKALDETGLVVPMVTTNLFTHPVFKDGGFTSNDRDVRRYALRKVLCNVDLAAELGAKTFVMWGGREGSEYDLAKDVRSALDRYREAVDLLCQYVVDSGYDLRFAIEPKPNEPRGDILLPTVGHALAFISGLARPEMVGLNPEVGHEQMAGLNFAHGIAQALWQGKLFHIDLNGQRGIKFDQDLVFGHGDLLNAFALVDLLEHGGPDGGPAYDGPRHFDYKPSRTEDMTGVWASAEANMRMYLLLKERAAAFRADPEVAEALTAAKVGDLATPTLNPGESYADLLADRSAFEDFDPEAAGAKGYGFVRLNQLAVEHLLGAR, from the coding sequence ATGGCACCCCGCCCCACCCCCGCCGACAAGTTCTCCTTCGGTCTCTGGACGGTGGGCTGGCAGGCCCGCGACCCGTTCGGCGACGCCACCCGACCCGAGCTGGACGCCGTCGAGGCCGTGCACAGGCTGGCGGAGCTCGGCGCGTACGGGATCACCTTCCACGACGACGACCTGGTCCCGTTCGGCGCGGACGCCGCCACCCGCGACGCCCGGCTGACCCGGTTCCGCAAGGCCCTCGACGAGACCGGCCTGGTCGTGCCCATGGTGACCACCAACCTGTTCACCCACCCGGTGTTCAAGGACGGCGGTTTCACCAGCAACGACCGCGACGTGCGCCGGTACGCGCTGCGCAAGGTGCTGTGCAACGTCGACCTCGCCGCCGAGCTGGGCGCGAAGACGTTCGTCATGTGGGGCGGCCGGGAGGGCTCCGAGTACGACCTGGCCAAGGACGTCCGCTCCGCGCTGGACCGCTACCGGGAGGCCGTCGACCTGCTCTGCCAGTACGTCGTCGACTCCGGCTACGACCTGCGCTTCGCCATCGAGCCCAAGCCGAACGAGCCGCGCGGCGACATCCTGCTGCCCACCGTCGGGCACGCGCTGGCCTTCATCTCCGGCCTGGCCCGCCCCGAGATGGTCGGGCTCAACCCCGAGGTCGGCCACGAGCAGATGGCCGGACTGAACTTCGCGCACGGCATCGCCCAGGCACTCTGGCAGGGCAAACTGTTCCACATCGACCTCAACGGCCAGCGTGGCATCAAGTTCGACCAGGACCTGGTCTTCGGCCACGGCGACCTGCTCAACGCGTTCGCCCTGGTCGACCTGCTGGAGCACGGCGGCCCGGACGGCGGTCCGGCCTACGACGGGCCGCGGCACTTCGACTACAAGCCGTCCCGCACCGAGGACATGACCGGGGTGTGGGCCTCGGCGGAGGCCAACATGCGGATGTACCTGCTGCTCAAGGAGCGGGCCGCGGCGTTCCGGGCCGACCCGGAGGTGGCCGAGGCGCTCACCGCCGCCAAGGTCGGCGACCTGGCCACCCCGACGCTGAACCCGGGGGAGAGCTACGCCGACCTGCTCGCCGACCGGTCCGCGTTCGAGGACTTCGACCCGGAGGCGGCCGGCGCGAAGGGCTACGGCTTCGTGCGGCTCAACCAGCTCGCCGTCGAGCACCTGCTCGGCGCGCGCTGA
- a CDS encoding ROK family transcriptional regulator, producing MWHCQEVTSTSAVGAVRQGSLRELNLALVLGRIAAAPTPPSRADLAADTGLTRATVSAVVDDLINGRLVSEAAPAPRTGAGRPARGLVLADHGPAGLGLEVNVDYLAACVVDLAGTVRHHVVHRADLRPVSPADALTRLAGLAAGARAAADREGLTLVGATLGVPGLVGADGLVRLAPNLGWHDVDVPALLAGHPPLVEPVPGVPHLVVDNEANLAALGELHAGPPGPRSFLHISGEVGIGAGIVLDGALFRGARGWSGEIGHIPIRPDGPPCRCGGRGCLERYAGQEAILTAAGLAGADLPADTATTRLATLATAGDLATCGALHDAGTALGVAVSAVVNLLDLDTVVLGGGYATLAPWLRPPILTELSRRVLTTPWAEVTVRPAVLGPRSAAVGGAGSVARSIIARPAGWLARSG from the coding sequence ATGTGGCACTGTCAAGAGGTGACCAGCACCAGCGCCGTCGGGGCGGTGCGCCAGGGCAGCCTGCGTGAGCTCAACCTCGCCCTGGTGCTCGGCCGGATCGCCGCCGCCCCCACGCCGCCGTCCCGGGCCGACCTGGCGGCCGACACCGGGCTGACCCGGGCCACCGTCTCCGCCGTCGTCGACGACCTGATCAACGGCCGGCTGGTCAGCGAGGCCGCACCGGCGCCCCGCACCGGCGCCGGCCGACCCGCCCGGGGCCTGGTCCTCGCCGACCACGGCCCCGCCGGGCTCGGCCTGGAGGTCAACGTCGACTACCTGGCCGCCTGCGTGGTCGACCTGGCCGGCACGGTCCGGCACCACGTCGTACACCGGGCCGACCTGCGGCCGGTCTCCCCCGCCGACGCACTGACCCGGCTCGCCGGCCTGGCCGCCGGGGCCCGGGCAGCGGCCGACCGGGAGGGCCTGACCCTGGTCGGCGCGACCCTCGGCGTGCCCGGCCTGGTCGGCGCCGACGGCCTGGTCCGGCTGGCGCCCAACCTCGGCTGGCACGACGTCGACGTGCCGGCCCTGCTCGCCGGCCATCCGCCACTTGTCGAGCCGGTCCCCGGCGTGCCGCACCTGGTGGTCGACAACGAGGCCAACCTGGCCGCCCTCGGCGAACTGCACGCCGGCCCGCCCGGCCCCCGCAGTTTCCTGCACATCTCGGGCGAGGTCGGCATCGGCGCCGGCATCGTGCTCGACGGCGCGCTCTTCCGCGGCGCCCGCGGCTGGAGCGGCGAGATCGGTCACATCCCGATCCGCCCGGACGGCCCGCCCTGCCGCTGCGGCGGCCGGGGCTGCCTGGAGCGGTACGCCGGCCAGGAGGCCATCCTCACCGCCGCCGGACTGGCCGGGGCCGACCTGCCGGCCGACACCGCGACCACCCGGCTCGCCACCCTGGCCACGGCGGGCGACCTGGCCACCTGCGGCGCGCTGCACGACGCCGGCACCGCCCTCGGGGTCGCGGTCTCCGCCGTGGTGAACCTGCTCGACCTGGACACCGTGGTCCTCGGCGGCGGATACGCCACCCTGGCGCCGTGGCTGCGCCCACCGATCCTCACCGAGCTGTCCCGGCGGGTGCTGACCACCCCGTGGGCCGAGGTCACCGTGCGCCCCGCCGTCCTCGGCCCCCGCTCGGCGGCCGTGGGCGGAGCCGGCTCGGTGGCCCGCTCGATCATCGCCCGACCGGCCGGCTGGCTGGCCCGCTCCGGCTGA
- a CDS encoding PP2C family protein-serine/threonine phosphatase: protein MTAARRGGVAGPVSGAGRAARTPSRAPAGTPLPADSRLARELLDGLAEAVVTTDHAGVVTLVNAMAGELLPEIVAGTDLTRCAVAALARAVSTGADGFDDEHLGRRLRGTRRSLAGGRWAWYVRDVTEEQARTDALLAERSRTAFLAQAGSRLGLSLHRDQTLRATASLPVPYLADAAIVVHEPPPPADPYPHWLRYADGDPTPETGVGSWELAGTVPGLAEALDGDTTEPSPWLDAELADLAPLLPADFGRPGTVLVSPMLSAGGPAGALILIRRADRAGFDRREIELAREFAARAGAALAAAELYGEQTHLARVLQQSLLPPELPRVPGATVAGGYRAAGDSLRIGGDFYEVFPTADGAMFALGDVCGKGVGAAVLTGRVRQSLQTLRLVEQRPLALMNLLNRALFDSPDAARRSQFTTLLLGTLTPDPEGGLRVRIAGGGHPSPLVVRPDGTVTAVKVGGMPIGALTSARFVETEFRLAPGELLLAYTDGVTEARGGPRGGAMFGDARLRQALLPVTGLPPTVVVERLLQLVDEWLDGQRHDDIAMLAISAAAAG from the coding sequence GTGACCGCCGCCCGCCGGGGAGGTGTCGCCGGTCCGGTCAGCGGAGCTGGGCGAGCCGCACGCACCCCCTCCCGCGCACCGGCCGGCACGCCGCTGCCCGCCGACTCCCGGCTCGCCCGGGAACTGCTGGACGGCCTCGCCGAGGCTGTCGTCACCACCGACCACGCGGGGGTCGTGACGCTGGTCAACGCGATGGCCGGCGAGCTGCTGCCCGAGATCGTCGCCGGCACCGACCTGACCCGCTGCGCCGTCGCGGCGCTGGCCCGGGCGGTCTCCACCGGCGCGGACGGCTTCGACGACGAGCACCTCGGCCGGCGGCTGCGCGGCACCCGCCGGAGCCTGGCCGGCGGCCGCTGGGCCTGGTACGTCCGGGACGTCACCGAGGAGCAGGCGCGCACCGACGCGCTGCTCGCCGAGCGCTCCCGTACCGCCTTCCTGGCCCAGGCCGGCAGCCGGCTCGGCCTCTCCCTGCACCGCGACCAGACCCTGCGGGCCACCGCGTCCCTGCCGGTGCCCTACCTCGCCGACGCCGCGATCGTCGTCCACGAGCCACCACCCCCCGCCGATCCCTACCCGCACTGGCTCCGGTACGCCGACGGCGACCCGACGCCCGAGACCGGGGTCGGCTCCTGGGAGCTGGCCGGCACCGTCCCCGGCCTGGCCGAGGCGCTGGACGGCGACACCACCGAGCCCAGCCCGTGGCTCGACGCCGAGCTGGCCGACCTCGCGCCGCTGCTGCCGGCCGACTTCGGCCGGCCGGGCACCGTGCTGGTCAGCCCGATGCTCAGCGCCGGCGGACCGGCCGGGGCGCTGATCCTGATCCGCCGCGCCGACCGGGCCGGCTTCGACCGCCGCGAGATCGAGCTGGCCCGCGAGTTCGCCGCCCGGGCCGGCGCCGCGCTGGCCGCCGCCGAGCTGTACGGCGAGCAGACCCACCTGGCCCGGGTGCTCCAGCAGAGCCTGCTCCCGCCCGAACTGCCCCGGGTGCCCGGCGCCACGGTGGCCGGCGGCTACCGGGCGGCCGGCGACAGCCTGCGCATCGGCGGTGACTTCTACGAGGTCTTCCCCACCGCCGACGGCGCGATGTTCGCCCTCGGCGACGTCTGCGGCAAGGGCGTCGGCGCGGCCGTGCTCACCGGCCGGGTACGCCAGTCCCTGCAGACCCTCCGGCTGGTCGAGCAGCGGCCGCTCGCGCTGATGAACCTGCTCAACCGGGCGCTCTTCGACTCTCCCGACGCGGCCCGGCGCAGCCAGTTCACCACGCTGCTGCTCGGCACCCTCACGCCCGACCCGGAGGGCGGCCTGCGGGTCCGGATCGCCGGCGGCGGGCACCCCTCCCCGCTGGTGGTCCGTCCCGACGGCACCGTCACCGCGGTCAAGGTGGGCGGGATGCCGATCGGGGCACTGACCTCCGCCCGCTTCGTCGAGACGGAGTTCCGGCTGGCACCGGGCGAGCTGCTGCTGGCGTACACCGACGGGGTCACCGAGGCGCGCGGCGGCCCACGGGGCGGGGCGATGTTCGGCGACGCCCGGCTGCGCCAGGCGCTCCTGCCGGTGACCGGGCTGCCCCCGACCGTGGTGGTGGAGCGGCTGCTGCAACTGGTCGACGAGTGGCTCGACGGGCAACGCCACGACGACATCGCGATGCTCGCCATCAGCGCCGCGGCGGCCGGGTGA
- a CDS encoding cobalamin B12-binding domain-containing protein, translated as MTPDGATPAGTGGGVDAATVQAYLDCLDRADQTAAVRLATDLLDAGASVADVLVDVVAAAQQEIGRRWFTGRWSVAQEHAATHISELVAAAVAARTPAPTGRGRVVVACVEGEWHALPARIVAEVLRADGWQVTFLGASVPARHLVSYLHQAGPDAVLLSCLLSTRLVRAGRMIEACRAAGVPVLAGGPGFGADGRWAAPLGAAAWGASARDAARLLRRPLHPAGPFPAAADDEYVAVLRHRRTIVQQALYAVDPAEEDADEVAGVAAQLVDALAAAIRVGDPALLAEFVGWQSGVSRARPDGTPLLDVLLDVCATALAEHPRAGDHLRRARRTATAR; from the coding sequence GTGACGCCGGACGGCGCGACGCCGGCCGGGACCGGGGGCGGCGTCGACGCGGCGACCGTGCAGGCGTACCTGGACTGCCTGGACCGGGCCGACCAGACCGCGGCGGTACGGCTCGCCACCGACCTGCTGGACGCCGGCGCGTCCGTGGCGGACGTCCTGGTCGACGTGGTCGCGGCGGCCCAGCAGGAGATCGGCCGGCGGTGGTTCACCGGCCGGTGGAGCGTGGCCCAGGAGCACGCCGCGACGCACATCAGCGAGCTGGTGGCCGCCGCCGTGGCCGCCCGCACGCCCGCCCCGACCGGCCGCGGCCGGGTCGTGGTGGCCTGCGTGGAGGGCGAGTGGCACGCCCTGCCGGCCCGGATCGTCGCCGAGGTGCTCCGCGCCGACGGCTGGCAGGTGACCTTCCTGGGGGCCAGCGTGCCCGCCCGGCACCTGGTCTCCTACCTGCACCAGGCCGGGCCGGACGCCGTACTGCTGAGCTGCCTGCTGTCGACCCGGCTGGTCCGCGCCGGCCGGATGATCGAGGCCTGCCGGGCGGCCGGGGTGCCGGTGCTCGCCGGCGGCCCGGGCTTCGGCGCGGACGGGCGGTGGGCGGCGCCGTTGGGGGCCGCCGCCTGGGGGGCCAGCGCCCGGGACGCGGCCCGGTTGTTGCGCCGGCCGCTGCACCCGGCCGGGCCGTTCCCGGCAGCCGCCGACGACGAGTACGTGGCGGTGCTGCGGCATCGGCGGACGATCGTGCAGCAGGCCCTGTACGCGGTGGATCCGGCCGAGGAAGACGCCGACGAGGTGGCCGGGGTGGCCGCCCAGCTGGTCGACGCGCTGGCCGCGGCGATCCGGGTCGGCGACCCGGCGCTGCTGGCGGAATTCGTGGGCTGGCAGTCCGGGGTGTCGCGGGCCCGGCCCGACGGCACCCCGCTGCTGGACGTCCTACTGGACGTCTGCGCCACCGCGCTGGCCGAGCATCCCCGGGCCGGCGACCACCTGCGCCGAGCCCGCCGGACCGCGACCGCCCGCTGA